The Spirosoma oryzicola region GTAGCTAGTATTCAGATTGGTACTCCATACAATACCACTATTCCCCTGATTCAAAGCCGGGCTGCGCAGATCCACGTAGCGTAGATCGACACCTCCGTTGAGGCTCCAGTTTTTTGTCGGCTGGCTTGTTATGTTCGTGTTGAGGCCATACGCCTTACGCTGGGCAATGTTCTGAGGGGTCGTGAGGGAGGTCCCCGAAGCATCGACCGTTGCCAGGTATTCGATGGCATTGTTTGTAAATCGCCAGTATAAGGCCGTGTTTAACGAGAGTCCTTTTTTGGTGCTGACGTTATAGGACAGCTCCGTGGCGTGGCTCAGTTCGGGATCTAAGTAAGGGTTACCAGTCTGAATATTTTTAGGGTCGCTCTGGTTCAGCCAGGGGTTTAGATACCACACCATAGGGCGTTGTATCCGCTGCGTGTAGCTAACCTTGATCGTCTGGCCCTTGATGCCTTTGGACAAGGTGATGCTGGGAATCAGATTGTTGTACTGACTGACCAGCTTTGTTTTTGTCGTAACAAAATCACCCTGAATAGCAGTATGTTCAAACCGCGCTCCGGCGTTAAGACTCCATTTGCGTTTTGTGTCGAGCCGTAATGACGTATACCCGGAGTAAACCTTTTGGACGTAGTTGAACTCATTTGTTTGAGTCGAGTCCAGTACCAGCTCGCCCAAGCCATCCAGCGACTGGGTCACGCGGTATTCGCTGCCAATATCCCGCAGAATACCCTTGAGACCTGCTTCCAGTTTAATTGTCGTGGTATCCCGGCGTCCGTTTATGGTGAATGGATGCGTGTAATCCGTCTGGAATGTGTATTCTTTGTTGCGACTGTAATTGGTACTGTGTTGACGGTAAATAAGCTGCTCGGCGGTATTATACCGGTCGGTGTCGTAAAAGTAGTTATCGGGCATGCGGCTGAACTGCGTCAGAATCGAAAATTCCTGTCCCGTCTTTTTAAACGTTTTAGTATAGCCCAGATCGAGTTGGCCATTGCCGTACGGGTTGCTGAATCGAATGTCGTTGCGAAACGCTTGCAATTCCTCACCCGACGGGTTGGTCAGCCGGTTGAACACGGTGCTATTGTTTGGATAGTACCCACCCCAGACGTTGGCCGAAAAGTTGATGTGATTGGTTGAATCGGGGTCATACTCGGCGCTCATTTCCCCGTAGCCACCGGTGCCTGTATTGTCAGCGCTATTTTGTTGGGTCAAAATAGAAACGGGCTGGCGACTGCCGTCACTGGCTGTTGTAAAGCCGGTGCGAGTCGACTCGATTTGCCGCTGATTGCGAAACTGGTAACCATTTGCCGAGAGCGAAAAGCCAAATTTTTTCTTTCTTAGGTTCAGACTGGTACCGATTCCCCGGTTTAGATTGCCTGCCGTGGCATTAGCCGAACCGTTGAAGCCTTGAAGTGCTTTTTTGGTGATGATATTGATAATGCCTGCGGACCCTTCGGCATCGTATTTAGCCCCTGGGCTGGTTATAACTTCAATAGATTTGATGGTATTGGCGGGCATCTGGCGCAGGGCATCGGCGAGGTTACGGGCCATCATGGCCGAAGGCTTCCCGTTGATCAGCACTTTGATATTACCGTTGCCACGCATCTGCACATTACCATCGAGGTCAACGCTTAACGTGGGCACTTTACGCAGCACGTCCGCAGCTGTACCGCCAGCGTTCGAAATGTCTTTTTCGGCGTTGTACACCAGCCGGTCGCCTTTGTCCTCCACCAGCGCCTTCTGACCGGCTACGGTTACTTCGCTTAATGTTTTCCCTTCGGCAATCATTCGGATCGAGCCAACGTGCAGGATTGGCTGGGCGTCGGTAAGCGTTACGGCCAGCGGTTTTGAACGGTAGCCAACAAACGACAGCATAAGGGTGTATCGGCCTAACGGTAAATTTGGTAAAACAAACGCGCCAGCGCCGTCTGTGGTGGTGCCCGTAACGAGTTTGGTACCATCCATTAACGCTACGGTAGCGAAAGGAACAGGTTTTGTGGTGCTGGAGTCGGTAAGCGATCCGGTCAGCTTACCTGGGTTAGACACTTGCGCCAGGGCACTAGTCAGCCAGGCACCCAGCAAGAGCAGCGTGAGAAGGTGTTTCATCGATATGGTTGAAGGAAGTTGTTTGGACAGGTGGAAGATACCTGAAGCGTCAGTGTTTGTTAGAAGCGTTTAACGTGCCCCGGTAGCACGCTTATTCGCTCGTTGAACCAAAGAGGTCAGCTAGTAGTGGTGTGTTGCATCGTTGGTGAAAATAATTTTGAATGCTGTCGCCCGTAAAACCTACTTTCAGGAATGAAGACGATCCAGTCATCGAATCATTACAAATAGTCCAGTCTTTTGTCTAGAAAAATGTAAAAAGGCTGGGACTGCTAAAAGAAGCGATGCTAAGAAATTAAATAATTTATATTAGCTGGTATGTCGCAAATACCTAAGTATATTTGCTTAGGTTGTTTTAGCGAAAAATAAATTATTGGTTGCGTTCTGTATGAAGTCTATTGTAATGATGTTGTCGGTATTCGGGCTGTTATCGATGTCCGGCCTGTTTTTGAAGGAATGCATTCAGACACCTTTGGGAACACTATGCCGGGTCAAGACGGGTTTAGCCGCAATGGCTTACGGAACCCTGGCCGTGCTTATGATATGGGGTTTGTTAAATTATTCTATCGAATGAAAGTGACTCCTTAATCTGGTGACACGCTTGAAAGCAAAGCGGTCATAGATGCTGGTTATCAGGTTATATAGCTCGTGTAGAAAATCCAGCAAAGCGTTTCTGTCGTATATGTAGTCAATTATGGCTTCCGCTTCTCCACAACTGAAGCCCGCCATTACTACTATCAAGACCCGGTCTGCACGTATTGCGCAGGCCGGGTTTTTCTGCTTTAAAGCGGTAGTGTGTCCATTGGATGAAGTACTGCAACGGGCTGTGGTCTGGTTTTGGACGCGTTGATGAGCTAGCCGAGGAATGATTGCCGTCATTTAATGGTTAACCCTGTGCATGCCGCTTCTGGAGCCATTTTAGGCCGATTAGCTAACCCTACACACGTATGATCCATTTCGACACCCTTGCTCTCCGTGCTACGCACCAACCTGATCCAACGACCGGAGCCGTCATACCACCCATTTACCTGTCTACCACGTTTGCCCGCGATGAAGCCAACGAATTACCGGCTGACTTCATATACACACGTCCTAACAATCCTACCCGTGAAGCATTGGAGAAAGCACTGGCCGCGCTTGAAGGGGGGGCGGTTGCTATGGCCTTCGGATCGGGACAGGCCGCTACCATGACGCTGTTTCAGGCGTTGCGGCCGGGTGATCACGTCTTACTATCTGCTGATTCCTATTACGGTACGCCCGCCCTCCTCGAACAGGTATTTCATCCGTGGGGGCTGACGTATACACGCGTCGATATGAGTGATCTTGATGCGGTGCAGCAGTCGATTCACGAAAATACCCGTGTCGTCTGGTGTGAAACGCCTTCGAACCCTATGTTGTCGATTACCGACCTGCTGACCGTAAGTCGGCTGGCTCACGAAGCCGGAGCCATTTGCGTTTGTGATAATACCTGGGCGACGCCCGCTCTGCAACGCCCTTTCGACTTCAATTGCGATGTGGTTATGCACTCGACCACCAAATACCTCAGTGGTCATAGCGATGTGTTGGGAGGAGCGCTGATTTTTAAGCATGACAATGCATTTGCCCAGCGTGTTCGTATGTTGCAGGGTTTGTCGGGGGCGGTACCGTCGCCGTTTGACTGCTGGCTGATTAGTCGGGGCATTAAAACGCTTGGCGTCCGGATTCGGGCGCAAACGGCTACAGCACAAGCTATAGCTGATTTTCTGGATGGGCATCCTGCGGTCGAGCAAGTACACTACCCCGGCTTGGCCAACCACCCCGACCGTGCCTTGATTCATCAGCAAATGAACGCGCCGGGGGCTATGCTGTCCGTCCAGGTCAAGGGAGAAGCCGCCGAAGCCCTGCGATTCATCGGTAAGCTAAAACTGTTCACAAGGGCCACGAGCTTGGGAGGGGTGGAGAGCCTGATCGAGCACCGCGCCAGTGTTGAGGGCCCCAATTCCGCAACACCACAGAATCTGTTGCGAATCTCCATTGGCCTGGAACACGCTGAAGATCTAATTGGCGACCTGGCTCAAGCGTTACGCTAAGGCTTTTTCGGTACGTGCTGGCGCCAATGCCTTTCCCCAGGCATTGGCGTTTGTTTGTCTGGCGGGTAGCTGGGTCGATACCGTTGCAGGGTATAATAGGTAGACGAGTCAGGAATTTTGACTGGCATATTGTCCAGGGTGGCCCGGACCACATTATCGGGGTCAGTAGGCTGTCGGTAAAACGAGTTGGCCGGTAGTAGCGTCGGCATTGCCCGCTGAGTATCGGGCAGGGAGTCGCGCCGGATGGTTGTGGCGGGGAGCTGGGCGTAGGCAAAGCCGGTAGCCAGCAGCATGAGTAGCAGGGATTTCATCGTGTCAGTTCGGTTAAACCGGGTGAATTTACACAAAGACCCTTTTTGGGACTTATGCGTTGCAAAACCTGTGCTGAAACTAAACCCTAATCACGGTGGTTTCTCAACCATACGAAGCAACCTACCCCAATGAAAATCGCTTTGATTTCTACCTCCTCGCGTAAAAACAGTAACTCACTGCGTTTCATCAATTACGTTCGGCAACTGCTGACGGCAGATGAACAGCACGAGGTGTCAATCGTTACGTTTGAGCAGTACGATATTCCCTATGTTGGACAAGGATCCGTTAAGCCGGAGACGCTCACGCCTTTTCAGCACGAACTGATCGACGCCTGGGAGTCGGCGGACCTGGTGATCTTTGCCATGCCCGAATACAACTGGACGGCTCCGCCACAAGCCACCAATACGATTCATCAATTAGGCGGACCGGCCTACAAGCACCTGTTCGATAACAAGGTTTTTGCTATGGTCGGCGTTTCTAATGGTCGGGGTGGCCGGCAACCTGCGCTGGACATGACAACGGTGGTGAACAAGATTATTAGCTTTACCAACAGCTACTCAATCGTTTCACCAAAGTTATACGAATCGCACGAAACCGATAAGAACCTGGATGAGAACGGCAACTTCGTCGGGCATGACGTGTACGAACGGACCGCGAAAGCGTTTGTTGACTATACCCTTCAGGTCGCCCAACGCTGGATCGGTAGCGAACAGTTAACGGAACGGTAAGGGCTGGGCTAGCATGGCCAGCCTGGTTTTAGGAGAGCCTCACCCATGAACAACAGCGCGTTGTTTGTCGGTGAGGCTTTTCAGTGTTATTGGGTATCAGAACGGGCGATCATCCGTTGCTTTAAGGCATTGATCAACTCAACAAACGGTTGAACACTGCGCAGCGATCGCTGGTATTCGTATTCAGAAAGTACGCGTTGCCGCATATCGGCTGCAGATTTGCTTACTTCCCGATCAAGGCTGGTTTTTAGGCCACGGTTTACAATGCTGATGCTGGCGATCCGGTACTTAAACAAGCCATTTTTTACTTGTATCTCAACCGGTACTTCGTAATAAGCCTGCGCTCGTGAATTGGGAACTTCTGTTTGGCTGTTGGTTATAGGAATGAACAACCTTCCTTTTCCCGTAACCAGTCCTTTGGCCTGGTCTGCGGATTTAATGACCTGATTATCTTTTGGAAATAGATTTTGTAGCGATGACCTGGCCCGCAGATACAATTGATCAGCCATAACGCCCGGAACCTCAACCATACCTCGATATACAATGCCTCCCGATGCGGAATCAAGCTCAAAGGGCATATCGGCCAATGAGTATGTTCGCTTTTGGGAATAGCCATGCCCTGCCAACAGGCAGAACGCTACAAATAACCATTTCTTCATCTGAACGTTTCTTAGGTTTGTATTTAGCCATAAAGAAAGGGCTAAATTGGGCGCAGGCCAATAGTCAGTACGCAATCGGCTGAAAAAGTTGATTATAGGGTTGAATGATACGGACTTGCAAGCCGACCTCAAGCTGCGGGTTTTTATCCCTGAATGGATCAAAGCGGAAAGGCTATCGGTTAAACCAATCGACGGTTGTACGAATCGTAACGCTTAGGCAGCCAATGGTGGCCAGCAGATTCACACCAGGCATAAACGCTATAGGTACCGCAATCTGCATGGTGTCTTCCTGGGCGTCGGTCAATAGCCCACACATCAGTATGAATAGCATTGGAAGGAAATAGCACGTAAAAAAGAGTATAAACATAGTAGTAGGTGTGTTTGTAAAGCCCCAATCAGAAAACAACGGCGGTATTCCAGAGACAATGGTACAGGCTTATTCGGGCTACACAGTAGTTATAAAATCATCAAAAATTGTATTCGCTTACGCCAAGAAGCTGTTTTACTTATGACTACCAAAAGGTAGGTAAGTCATTAAGTGCGGTTATTGAATCTATAGAATTTGAGGAAAGTGAGTCGCCACTCCACCCGATAAGCGACGGGCATACACCATTAATGCGCTCCATGATCAGCTGTAAAAGGTAGTTTCTAAAAGCGAACGAGCTTCCTTGTAGCGTGTTCGATTTTCCGTAATTATGCTACCTTTACGACAATTGTATGCAAGCATACTATCGCTATGGAAACGACGTATCAGTCTTTGTCTCTTACCGCTGCTGACGGTATCATGACGGTTACTTTGTTAGGTCCCGGAAAAGGCAATGCGATGGGCCCCGAGTTTTGAGAGGAGTTTCCCAAAGCAATGGATGCCATCAACGGCATGGCCGACATTCGTTGCGTTATTGTTCGGGGTAGTGGCGACCATTACAGCTATGGTTTAAATCTGCCCCACATGATACCAAGACTGGCAGCCATGACAACGGGTGCGGTAGTGGCTCACCAGCGTAGCGAGCTAATGGCGCAGATCCGCCACATGCAGTCCGGTTTTCAGAAGATGCACGAATCGCCCAAACCCGTTATTGCGGCTGTACACGGTTGGTGCATCGGGGGAGGGGTTAACATGATTGCGGCTGCTGATATTCGACTTTGTTCCCGCGAAGCCAGGTTTAGTCTGCGCGAAACCAAACTGGCGATCACACCCGATATTGGTGGGTTACAGTTTCTGCCTCCTATCATCGGGCAGGGGTTTACGCGAGAAATGGCGTTTACGGGGGCTGACTATGATGCCGCTTTTGCCGAGCGTATTGGTTTGGTCAATCACGTGTATGATACGCCCGACGCGCTTTTTCAGGCGGCTAATCAGCTAGCCCGGCAGATTGCCGATAATCCGGCGACGGCCGTGCAGGGAGCCAAGCGTGTACTTAATTATAGCCTGAACAAATCCATCGAAGACGGGCTGCAATACGTTGCCGTCTGGAATTCATCACAGCTGCAATCCGATGATTTCAGCGAAGCTATTCAGGCTACGATGGAAAAACGCAAGGCGGAGTTTAACAAGAAAACAAACCGGGGCTACTAACGAGTGACTCGTTCACTGAAATGCTCTTTCACTTAGCTGATATGAACACAACAGGAATGCTCCGCGATGGAGCCATGCAGGGAAAAACCATTATTGTGACGGGTGGCGGAACCGGGCTCGGTAAGTCCATAAGCCGGTATTTATTACAGTTAGGAGCCTCGGTTACCATCTGTAGCCGTCGGCAAGCTGTTCTCGACGAGACCGCGCAGGAGCTGATGAACGAAACGAACGGTCAAGTCCTGGCTGTAGCCTGCGACGTGCGCAAACCGGCAGAGATTGAACACGTAATCGAACGGACTATCGAGAAATTTGGTCGAATCGACGGGCTTCTGAACAACTCAGCTGGTAACTTTATCAGCCCTACCGAACGCTTGTCCTACAAAGCATTTGATACGATTGTTGATATCGTGCTTCGGGGTACGTATTATTTCACCCTGGCGGTGGGCAAATACTGGATCGATAACAAAATACCGGGTACCGTGCTGAACATCGCGACTACCTACGCGACAACTGGTTCAGGCTACGTCGTTCCCTCGGCGGTAGCGAAAGGGGGCGCCTTGATTATGACCAAATCGCTGGCTGCTGAATGGGGGAAGTACGGTATTCGGCTTAACGCCATTGCTCCGGGGCCATTCCCGACCAAAGGGGCGTGGGACCGGTTGTTTCCCGAACCCTTAGCCAGTATCATGGATCCGACGAGCCGTATCCCACTAAAACGGGTTGGCGAACACGGCGAATTAGCCAATCTGGCGGCTTACTTACTGTCGGATTATTCGGGCTACGTCACCGGC contains the following coding sequences:
- a CDS encoding TonB-dependent receptor domain-containing protein encodes the protein MKHLLTLLLLGAWLTSALAQVSNPGKLTGSLTDSSTTKPVPFATVALMDGTKLVTGTTTDGAGAFVLPNLPLGRYTLMLSFVGYRSKPLAVTLTDAQPILHVGSIRMIAEGKTLSEVTVAGQKALVEDKGDRLVYNAEKDISNAGGTAADVLRKVPTLSVDLDGNVQMRGNGNIKVLINGKPSAMMARNLADALRQMPANTIKSIEVITSPGAKYDAEGSAGIINIITKKALQGFNGSANATAGNLNRGIGTSLNLRKKKFGFSLSANGYQFRNQRQIESTRTGFTTASDGSRQPVSILTQQNSADNTGTGGYGEMSAEYDPDSTNHINFSANVWGGYYPNNSTVFNRLTNPSGEELQAFRNDIRFSNPYGNGQLDLGYTKTFKKTGQEFSILTQFSRMPDNYFYDTDRYNTAEQLIYRQHSTNYSRNKEYTFQTDYTHPFTINGRRDTTTIKLEAGLKGILRDIGSEYRVTQSLDGLGELVLDSTQTNEFNYVQKVYSGYTSLRLDTKRKWSLNAGARFEHTAIQGDFVTTKTKLVSQYNNLIPSITLSKGIKGQTIKVSYTQRIQRPMVWYLNPWLNQSDPKNIQTGNPYLDPELSHATELSYNVSTKKGLSLNTALYWRFTNNAIEYLATVDASGTSLTTPQNIAQRKAYGLNTNITSQPTKNWSLNGGVDLRYVDLRSPALNQGNSGIVWSTNLNTSYKLPNNYTIQANGNFNSGWISLQGQYTGFYWHSISAKREFMNKQASLTLGLNNPFYQRVYQTNRQSAPTFESQTNYAFFRRSVRLTFEWRFGQMNTGGGKKGKKISNDDKDGR
- a CDS encoding trans-sulfuration enzyme family protein; protein product: MHFDTLALRATHQPDPTTGAVIPPIYLSTTFARDEANELPADFIYTRPNNPTREALEKALAALEGGAVAMAFGSGQAATMTLFQALRPGDHVLLSADSYYGTPALLEQVFHPWGLTYTRVDMSDLDAVQQSIHENTRVVWCETPSNPMLSITDLLTVSRLAHEAGAICVCDNTWATPALQRPFDFNCDVVMHSTTKYLSGHSDVLGGALIFKHDNAFAQRVRMLQGLSGAVPSPFDCWLISRGIKTLGVRIRAQTATAQAIADFLDGHPAVEQVHYPGLANHPDRALIHQQMNAPGAMLSVQVKGEAAEALRFIGKLKLFTRATSLGGVESLIEHRASVEGPNSATPQNLLRISIGLEHAEDLIGDLAQALR
- a CDS encoding NAD(P)H-dependent oxidoreductase, giving the protein MKIALISTSSRKNSNSLRFINYVRQLLTADEQHEVSIVTFEQYDIPYVGQGSVKPETLTPFQHELIDAWESADLVIFAMPEYNWTAPPQATNTIHQLGGPAYKHLFDNKVFAMVGVSNGRGGRQPALDMTTVVNKIISFTNSYSIVSPKLYESHETDKNLDENGNFVGHDVYERTAKAFVDYTLQVAQRWIGSEQLTER
- a CDS encoding DUF4468 domain-containing protein, producing the protein MKKWLFVAFCLLAGHGYSQKRTYSLADMPFELDSASGGIVYRGMVEVPGVMADQLYLRARSSLQNLFPKDNQVIKSADQAKGLVTGKGRLFIPITNSQTEVPNSRAQAYYEVPVEIQVKNGLFKYRIASISIVNRGLKTSLDREVSKSAADMRQRVLSEYEYQRSLRSVQPFVELINALKQRMIARSDTQ
- a CDS encoding enoyl-CoA hydratase-related protein — translated: MDAINGMADIRCVIVRGSGDHYSYGLNLPHMIPRLAAMTTGAVVAHQRSELMAQIRHMQSGFQKMHESPKPVIAAVHGWCIGGGVNMIAAADIRLCSREARFSLRETKLAITPDIGGLQFLPPIIGQGFTREMAFTGADYDAAFAERIGLVNHVYDTPDALFQAANQLARQIADNPATAVQGAKRVLNYSLNKSIEDGLQYVAVWNSSQLQSDDFSEAIQATMEKRKAEFNKKTNRGY
- a CDS encoding SDR family oxidoreductase; translation: MLRDGAMQGKTIIVTGGGTGLGKSISRYLLQLGASVTICSRRQAVLDETAQELMNETNGQVLAVACDVRKPAEIEHVIERTIEKFGRIDGLLNNSAGNFISPTERLSYKAFDTIVDIVLRGTYYFTLAVGKYWIDNKIPGTVLNIATTYATTGSGYVVPSAVAKGGALIMTKSLAAEWGKYGIRLNAIAPGPFPTKGAWDRLFPEPLASIMDPTSRIPLKRVGEHGELANLAAYLLSDYSGYVTGETITIDGGEVLAAGEFNHLEQVTNEQWDMIEQSIKQANRASKQEGQG